The following proteins come from a genomic window of Syngnathus acus chromosome 15, fSynAcu1.2, whole genome shotgun sequence:
- the thbs2a gene encoding thrombospondin-2 isoform X2, with translation MILRYLLPSLLFLHALAQDGEQEDDTSFDLFEVSHISRRTLGAKQFRGQNSDAPAYRFIRFDHLPPVSPAILGQIMRQIQHNEGFVFVASIRQDRSSRGTLLGFEDAEGRRQFEIVSNGRANSLDLVYWLEGAQNIVSFEDVDLSDSQWKNLTLQVHGENANLYVGCSLVDSVILDEPFYEHLQAEGSRMYVAKGSIRENHFRGLLQNVRFIFDTTIEDILLSRGCDVSKQDDANIVSESSEIVDVSPSITTNIIGQKRGDVGSEMCDRSCEELSTMFQELNGLRVVVSNLIDGLQKVTEENTVMKEALGKMKNTKEKNMCWQDGRLFDDKEDWVVDSCTKCTCQESKVVCHQITCPAVACASPTFVDGECCPVCLPKGSDHGWSPWSEWTECTVTCGTGTQQRGRSCDATSNPCTGPSIQTRKCSPGRCDSRVRQDGGWSLWSPWSSCSVTCGEGQITRIRHCNAPMPQLGGKDCEGNGRETQRCTAEPCPIDGGWGPWSPWATCSASCGGGIKSRKRECNSPHPQYGGRKCIGEVNDRDSCNKKDCPVDGCLSNPCFGGVDCTSSPDGSWECGPCPDGYRGNGTNCEDINECDMVSDICFNAGGLQRCVNTDPGFHCLPCPKRYKGTQPFGMGVEEAKKNKQVCEPENPCKDKTHNCHRSAECIYLSHFSDPMFKCECRTGYAGDGYICGEDSDLDGWPNQNLVCGANATYHCKKDNCPSLPNSGQEDFDKDGQGDACDKDDDNDGILDERDNCALLYNPRQFDFDKDEVGDRCDNCPYEHNPNQIDTDHNGEGDACAIDIDGDEILNENDNCPLVYNTDQKDTDMDGVGDQCDNCPLLHNPLQMDIDNDLVGDQCDNNQDIDEDGHQNNQDNCPYVANANQADHDKDGKGDACDFDDDDDGVPDDKDNCRLTPNADQLDSDGDGRGDACKDDFDNDNIPDILDVCPENSAISSTDFRKFQMVHLDPKGTTQIDPNWVVRHQGKELVQTANSDPGIAVGFDEFSAVDFSGTMYVNTDRDDDYAGFVFGYQSSGRFYVVMWKQITQTYWEDKPSKAFGISGVSLKVVNSTTGTGEHLRNALWHTGNTPGEVRTLWHDPKNIGWKDYTAYRWHLIHRPKTGFIRVVVYEGKQIMADSGPVYDKTFAGGRLGLFVFSQELVFFSDLKYECRDN, from the exons ATGATACTCAGATACTTGCTCCCAtcactcctcttcctccacgcGCTCGCTCAAG ATGGCGAGCAGGAGGACGACACCTCCTTCGACTTGTTCGAAGTTAGTCACATCAGCCGCAGGACGCTGGGGGCTAAACAATTCCGTGGCCAGAATTCTGATGCCCCCGCATACCGCTTCATCCGTTTCGACCACCTGCCCCCAGTGAGCCCCGCCATCCTCGGGCAAATAATGCGACAGATCCAACACAACGAGGGCTTCGTGTTCGTGGCCAGCATCCGCCAGGATCGCAGCTCTCGGGGCACCCTGCTGGGCTTCGAGGATGCCGAGGGTCGGCGCCAGTTTGAAATCGTGTCCAATGGACGCGCAAACtccctggacctggtctactggCTGGAAGGGGCTCAAAACATCGTTTCGTTCGAGGACGTGGACCTGTCTGACTCCCAGTGGAAGAATCTGACCCTGCAGGTCCACGGAGAGAATGCCAACCTGTACGTGGGCTGCAGCCTGGTGGACAGCGTCATCCTGGACGAGCCTTTCTATGAGCACCTGCAGGCCGAGGGTAGCCGCATGTATGTGGCCAAGGGATCCATCCGGGAGAACCACTTCAGG GGTCTCCTACAGAATGTGCGCTTCATCTTTGATACCACAATTGAGGACATCCTGCTGAGTCGAGGCTGTGATGTCTCTAAGCAAG ATGATGCCAACATTGTGAGCGAGAGCTCAGAGATTGTGGATGTGAGTCCTTCCATCACCACCAACATCATTGGGCAGAAAAGAGGTGACGTGGGCTCTGAGATGTGCGACCGTTCCTGCGAGGAGCTGAGCACTATGTTTCAGGAGCTCAATGGTCTCAGAGTGGTTGTCAGTAATCTTATTGACGGCCTGCAAAAAGTG ACGGAGGAGAACACCGTTATGAAGGAGGCCCTCGGAAAGATGAAAAACACCAAGGAGAAGAACATGTGCTGGCAGGATGGCCGACTTTTCGACGACAAGGAAGACTGGGTTGTCGACAGCTGCACCAAATGTACCTGCCAG GAGTCCAAGGTAGTGTGTCACCAAATTACCTGCCCCGCAGTGGCCTGTGCCAGCCCTACATTCGTCGATGGCGAGTGTTGTCCTGTGTGTCTGC CAAAAGGCAGCGACCATGGCTGGTCCCCGTGGTCTGAGTGGACAGAGTGCACAGTCACCTGCGGGACTGGAACTCAACAGAGGGGACGGTCATGTGACGCAACCAGTAACCCCTGCACAGGACCTTCGATACAAACTCGCAAGTGCAGCCCAGGAAGATGTGACAGTCGCG TTCGCCAGGATGGTGGATGGAGCTTGTGGTCACCTTGGTCATCGTGCTCTGTGACATGTGGAGAGGGCCAGATCACCAGGATACGCCACTGTAATGCCCCCATGCCTCAGCTGGGGGGCAAAGACTGCGAAGGGAACGGCAGAGAAACTCAGCGCTGTACTGCAGAGCCGTGTCCGA TCGATGGAGGTTGGGGGCCTTGGTCTCCATGGGcaacctgctcagcatcatgCGGTGGTGGGATCAAAAGTCGCAAACGTGAATGCAACAGCCCTCATCCTCAGTATGGTGGCAGGAAGTGTATCGGAGAGGTCAATGACAGGGACAGCTGCAATAAAAAAGACTGTCCCGTTG aTGGCTGCTTATCTAACCCCTGCTTTGGGGGTGTGGACTGCACCAGTTCTCCAGATGGCTCCTGGGAGTGTGGGCCATGCCCAGATGGTTACCGTGGTAATGGGACCAACTGTGAAGATATCAATGAg TGTGACATGGTGTCTGACATCTGCTTCAACGCGGGTGGATTGCAGCGATGCGTCAACACCGATCCAGGTTTCCACTGCCTGCCCTGCCCTAAACGCTACAAGGGCACACAACCTTTTGGGATGGGCGTGGAGGAGGCTAAGAAGAACAAGCAG GTGTGCGAGCCAGAGAATCCCTGCAAGGACAAGACACACAACTGTCATAGATCTGCTGAATGTATTTACCTCAGCCATTTCAGTGATCCAATGTTCAAGTGTGAGTGTCGTACCGGTTATGCTGGTGATGGCTATATCTGCGGGGAGGACTCTGACCTCGATGGCTGGCCCAATCAGAACCTTGTTTGTGGAGCCAATGCCACCTACCATTGCAAGAAG GATAACTGCCCCAGCCTACCCAACTCTGGACAAGAAGACTTTGACAAAGATGGCCAAGGAGACGCTTGTGATAaagatgatgacaatgatggaATCTTGGATGAAAGG GACAACTGCGCCCTCCTTTACAACCCTCGGcagtttgactttgacaagGATGAAGTAGGTGACCGTTGTGATAACTGCCCTTATGAGCACAATCCTAACCAGATTGACACGGACCACAACGGGGAAGGAGATGCCTGTGCTATAGACATTGATGGAGATG AAATCCTCAATGAGAATGACAACTGCCCTCTCGTTTACAATACGGACCAGAAGGACACAGACATGGATGGAGTTGGCGACCAGTGTGATAATTGTCCCCTACTGCACAATCCTCTGCAG ATGGACATAGACAACGACTTGGTTGGAGATCAGTGTGACAACAACCAGGATATCGACGAAGACGGCCATCAGAATAACCAGGACAACTGTCCGTACGTGGCCAACGCCAACCAGGCTGACCACGACAAGGACGGCAAAGGAGATGCATGTGactttgatgatgatgatgacggaGTGCCCGATGACAAGGACAACTGCAGACTGACCCCCAACGCAGACCAACTGGACTCTGATG gtGATGGAAGAGGTGATGCTTGCAAAGATGActttgacaatgacaatatcCCAGATATCCTCGACGTGTGTCCGGAGAACAGCGCCATCAGCAGCACAGACTTCAGGAAGTTCCAGATGGTCCACTTGGACCCGAAGGGAACCACTCAAATCGATCCCAACTGGGTGGTGAGGCACCAGGGCAAAGAGTTAGTGCAGACTGCCAACTCTGACCCAGGCATTGCCGTAG GTTTCGATGAGTTCAGTGCTGTGGACTTCAGTGGCACAATGTACGTCAACACAGACAGGGACGATGACTATGCAGGCTTCGTTTTTGGCTACCAGTCGAGCGGGCGCTTCTATGTGGTAATGTGGAAGCAGATCACACAAACTTACTGGGAGGACAAGCCCTCCAAGGCCTTCGGCATTTCTGGCGTGTCACTCAAAGTGGTCAACTCCACCACCGGCACTGGAGAACACCTCAGGAATGCTTTGTGGCACACGGGCAACACTCCTGGAGAG GTACGCACTCTGTGGCATGACCCCAAAAATATTGGATGGAAAGATTACACAGCTTACAGGTGGCACCTCATCCATAGACCGAAAACTGGTTTCATCAG AGTTGTTGTATACGAGGGTAAGCAGATCATGGCTGACTCGGGACCAGTTTATGACAAGACGTTTGCTGGCGGAAGGTTAGGATTGTTCGTCTTCTCCCAAGAGCTGGTCTTCTTCTCGGACCTCAAATATGAGTGCAGAG ATAACTGA
- the thbs2a gene encoding thrombospondin-2 isoform X1, with protein MILRYLLPSLLFLHALAQDGEQEDDTSFDLFEVSHISRRTLGAKQFRGQNSDAPAYRFIRFDHLPPVSPAILGQIMRQIQHNEGFVFVASIRQDRSSRGTLLGFEDAEGRRQFEIVSNGRANSLDLVYWLEGAQNIVSFEDVDLSDSQWKNLTLQVHGENANLYVGCSLVDSVILDEPFYEHLQAEGSRMYVAKGSIRENHFRGLLQNVRFIFDTTIEDILLSRGCDVSKQDDANIVSESSEIVDVSPSITTNIIGQKRGDVGSEMCDRSCEELSTMFQELNGLRVVVSNLIDGLQKVTEENTVMKEALGKMKNTKEKNMCWQDGRLFDDKEDWVVDSCTKCTCQESKVVCHQITCPAVACASPTFVDGECCPVCLPKGSDHGWSPWSEWTECTVTCGTGTQQRGRSCDATSNPCTGPSIQTRKCSPGRCDSRVRQDGGWSLWSPWSSCSVTCGEGQITRIRHCNAPMPQLGGKDCEGNGRETQRCTAEPCPIDGGWGPWSPWATCSASCGGGIKSRKRECNSPHPQYGGRKCIGEVNDRDSCNKKDCPVDGCLSNPCFGGVDCTSSPDGSWECGPCPDGYRGNGTNCEDINECDMVSDICFNAGGLQRCVNTDPGFHCLPCPKRYKGTQPFGMGVEEAKKNKQVCEPENPCKDKTHNCHRSAECIYLSHFSDPMFKCECRTGYAGDGYICGEDSDLDGWPNQNLVCGANATYHCKKDNCPSLPNSGQEDFDKDGQGDACDKDDDNDGILDERDNCALLYNPRQFDFDKDEVGDRCDNCPYEHNPNQIDTDHNGEGDACAIDIDGDEILNENDNCPLVYNTDQKDTDMDGVGDQCDNCPLLHNPLQMDIDNDLVGDQCDNNQDIDEDGHQNNQDNCPYVANANQADHDKDGKGDACDFDDDDDGVPDDKDNCRLTPNADQLDSDGDGRGDACKDDFDNDNIPDILDVCPENSAISSTDFRKFQMVHLDPKGTTQIDPNWVVRHQGKELVQTANSDPGIAVGFDEFSAVDFSGTMYVNTDRDDDYAGFVFGYQSSGRFYVVMWKQITQTYWEDKPSKAFGISGVSLKVVNSTTGTGEHLRNALWHTGNTPGEVRTLWHDPKNIGWKDYTAYRWHLIHRPKTGFIRVVVYEGKQIMADSGPVYDKTFAGGRLGLFVFSQELVFFSDLKYECRDELDLPTRLTR; from the exons ATGATACTCAGATACTTGCTCCCAtcactcctcttcctccacgcGCTCGCTCAAG ATGGCGAGCAGGAGGACGACACCTCCTTCGACTTGTTCGAAGTTAGTCACATCAGCCGCAGGACGCTGGGGGCTAAACAATTCCGTGGCCAGAATTCTGATGCCCCCGCATACCGCTTCATCCGTTTCGACCACCTGCCCCCAGTGAGCCCCGCCATCCTCGGGCAAATAATGCGACAGATCCAACACAACGAGGGCTTCGTGTTCGTGGCCAGCATCCGCCAGGATCGCAGCTCTCGGGGCACCCTGCTGGGCTTCGAGGATGCCGAGGGTCGGCGCCAGTTTGAAATCGTGTCCAATGGACGCGCAAACtccctggacctggtctactggCTGGAAGGGGCTCAAAACATCGTTTCGTTCGAGGACGTGGACCTGTCTGACTCCCAGTGGAAGAATCTGACCCTGCAGGTCCACGGAGAGAATGCCAACCTGTACGTGGGCTGCAGCCTGGTGGACAGCGTCATCCTGGACGAGCCTTTCTATGAGCACCTGCAGGCCGAGGGTAGCCGCATGTATGTGGCCAAGGGATCCATCCGGGAGAACCACTTCAGG GGTCTCCTACAGAATGTGCGCTTCATCTTTGATACCACAATTGAGGACATCCTGCTGAGTCGAGGCTGTGATGTCTCTAAGCAAG ATGATGCCAACATTGTGAGCGAGAGCTCAGAGATTGTGGATGTGAGTCCTTCCATCACCACCAACATCATTGGGCAGAAAAGAGGTGACGTGGGCTCTGAGATGTGCGACCGTTCCTGCGAGGAGCTGAGCACTATGTTTCAGGAGCTCAATGGTCTCAGAGTGGTTGTCAGTAATCTTATTGACGGCCTGCAAAAAGTG ACGGAGGAGAACACCGTTATGAAGGAGGCCCTCGGAAAGATGAAAAACACCAAGGAGAAGAACATGTGCTGGCAGGATGGCCGACTTTTCGACGACAAGGAAGACTGGGTTGTCGACAGCTGCACCAAATGTACCTGCCAG GAGTCCAAGGTAGTGTGTCACCAAATTACCTGCCCCGCAGTGGCCTGTGCCAGCCCTACATTCGTCGATGGCGAGTGTTGTCCTGTGTGTCTGC CAAAAGGCAGCGACCATGGCTGGTCCCCGTGGTCTGAGTGGACAGAGTGCACAGTCACCTGCGGGACTGGAACTCAACAGAGGGGACGGTCATGTGACGCAACCAGTAACCCCTGCACAGGACCTTCGATACAAACTCGCAAGTGCAGCCCAGGAAGATGTGACAGTCGCG TTCGCCAGGATGGTGGATGGAGCTTGTGGTCACCTTGGTCATCGTGCTCTGTGACATGTGGAGAGGGCCAGATCACCAGGATACGCCACTGTAATGCCCCCATGCCTCAGCTGGGGGGCAAAGACTGCGAAGGGAACGGCAGAGAAACTCAGCGCTGTACTGCAGAGCCGTGTCCGA TCGATGGAGGTTGGGGGCCTTGGTCTCCATGGGcaacctgctcagcatcatgCGGTGGTGGGATCAAAAGTCGCAAACGTGAATGCAACAGCCCTCATCCTCAGTATGGTGGCAGGAAGTGTATCGGAGAGGTCAATGACAGGGACAGCTGCAATAAAAAAGACTGTCCCGTTG aTGGCTGCTTATCTAACCCCTGCTTTGGGGGTGTGGACTGCACCAGTTCTCCAGATGGCTCCTGGGAGTGTGGGCCATGCCCAGATGGTTACCGTGGTAATGGGACCAACTGTGAAGATATCAATGAg TGTGACATGGTGTCTGACATCTGCTTCAACGCGGGTGGATTGCAGCGATGCGTCAACACCGATCCAGGTTTCCACTGCCTGCCCTGCCCTAAACGCTACAAGGGCACACAACCTTTTGGGATGGGCGTGGAGGAGGCTAAGAAGAACAAGCAG GTGTGCGAGCCAGAGAATCCCTGCAAGGACAAGACACACAACTGTCATAGATCTGCTGAATGTATTTACCTCAGCCATTTCAGTGATCCAATGTTCAAGTGTGAGTGTCGTACCGGTTATGCTGGTGATGGCTATATCTGCGGGGAGGACTCTGACCTCGATGGCTGGCCCAATCAGAACCTTGTTTGTGGAGCCAATGCCACCTACCATTGCAAGAAG GATAACTGCCCCAGCCTACCCAACTCTGGACAAGAAGACTTTGACAAAGATGGCCAAGGAGACGCTTGTGATAaagatgatgacaatgatggaATCTTGGATGAAAGG GACAACTGCGCCCTCCTTTACAACCCTCGGcagtttgactttgacaagGATGAAGTAGGTGACCGTTGTGATAACTGCCCTTATGAGCACAATCCTAACCAGATTGACACGGACCACAACGGGGAAGGAGATGCCTGTGCTATAGACATTGATGGAGATG AAATCCTCAATGAGAATGACAACTGCCCTCTCGTTTACAATACGGACCAGAAGGACACAGACATGGATGGAGTTGGCGACCAGTGTGATAATTGTCCCCTACTGCACAATCCTCTGCAG ATGGACATAGACAACGACTTGGTTGGAGATCAGTGTGACAACAACCAGGATATCGACGAAGACGGCCATCAGAATAACCAGGACAACTGTCCGTACGTGGCCAACGCCAACCAGGCTGACCACGACAAGGACGGCAAAGGAGATGCATGTGactttgatgatgatgatgacggaGTGCCCGATGACAAGGACAACTGCAGACTGACCCCCAACGCAGACCAACTGGACTCTGATG gtGATGGAAGAGGTGATGCTTGCAAAGATGActttgacaatgacaatatcCCAGATATCCTCGACGTGTGTCCGGAGAACAGCGCCATCAGCAGCACAGACTTCAGGAAGTTCCAGATGGTCCACTTGGACCCGAAGGGAACCACTCAAATCGATCCCAACTGGGTGGTGAGGCACCAGGGCAAAGAGTTAGTGCAGACTGCCAACTCTGACCCAGGCATTGCCGTAG GTTTCGATGAGTTCAGTGCTGTGGACTTCAGTGGCACAATGTACGTCAACACAGACAGGGACGATGACTATGCAGGCTTCGTTTTTGGCTACCAGTCGAGCGGGCGCTTCTATGTGGTAATGTGGAAGCAGATCACACAAACTTACTGGGAGGACAAGCCCTCCAAGGCCTTCGGCATTTCTGGCGTGTCACTCAAAGTGGTCAACTCCACCACCGGCACTGGAGAACACCTCAGGAATGCTTTGTGGCACACGGGCAACACTCCTGGAGAG GTACGCACTCTGTGGCATGACCCCAAAAATATTGGATGGAAAGATTACACAGCTTACAGGTGGCACCTCATCCATAGACCGAAAACTGGTTTCATCAG AGTTGTTGTATACGAGGGTAAGCAGATCATGGCTGACTCGGGACCAGTTTATGACAAGACGTTTGCTGGCGGAAGGTTAGGATTGTTCGTCTTCTCCCAAGAGCTGGTCTTCTTCTCGGACCTCAAATATGAGTGCAGAG ATGAGCTGGACTTGCCGACAAGGTTGACAAG ATAA
- the thbs2a gene encoding thrombospondin-2 isoform X3: protein MILRYLLPSLLFLHALAQDGEQEDDTSFDLFEVSHISRRTLGAKQFRGQNSDAPAYRFIRFDHLPPVSPAILGQIMRQIQHNEGFVFVASIRQDRSSRGTLLGFEDAEGRRQFEIVSNGRANSLDLVYWLEGAQNIVSFEDVDLSDSQWKNLTLQVHGENANLYVGCSLVDSVILDEPFYEHLQAEGSRMYVAKGSIRENHFRGLLQNVRFIFDTTIEDILLSRGCDVSKQDDANIVSESSEIVDVSPSITTNIIGQKRGDVGSEMCDRSCEELSTMFQELNGLRVVVSNLIDGLQKVTEENTVMKEALGKMKNTKEKNMCWQDGRLFDDKEDWVVDSCTKCTCQESKVVCHQITCPAVACASPTFVDGECCPVCLPKGSDHGWSPWSEWTECTVTCGTGTQQRGRSCDATSNPCTGPSIQTRKCSPGRCDSRVRQDGGWSLWSPWSSCSVTCGEGQITRIRHCNAPMPQLGGKDCEGNGRETQRCTAEPCPIDGGWGPWSPWATCSASCGGGIKSRKRECNSPHPQYGGRKCIGEVNDRDSCNKKDCPVDGCLSNPCFGGVDCTSSPDGSWECGPCPDGYRGNGTNCEDINECDMVSDICFNAGGLQRCVNTDPGFHCLPCPKRYKGTQPFGMGVEEAKKNKQVCEPENPCKDKTHNCHRSAECIYLSHFSDPMFKCECRTGYAGDGYICGEDSDLDGWPNQNLVCGANATYHCKKDNCALLYNPRQFDFDKDEVGDRCDNCPYEHNPNQIDTDHNGEGDACAIDIDGDEILNENDNCPLVYNTDQKDTDMDGVGDQCDNCPLLHNPLQMDIDNDLVGDQCDNNQDIDEDGHQNNQDNCPYVANANQADHDKDGKGDACDFDDDDDGVPDDKDNCRLTPNADQLDSDGDGRGDACKDDFDNDNIPDILDVCPENSAISSTDFRKFQMVHLDPKGTTQIDPNWVVRHQGKELVQTANSDPGIAVGFDEFSAVDFSGTMYVNTDRDDDYAGFVFGYQSSGRFYVVMWKQITQTYWEDKPSKAFGISGVSLKVVNSTTGTGEHLRNALWHTGNTPGEVRTLWHDPKNIGWKDYTAYRWHLIHRPKTGFIRVVVYEGKQIMADSGPVYDKTFAGGRLGLFVFSQELVFFSDLKYECRDELDLPTRLTR, encoded by the exons ATGATACTCAGATACTTGCTCCCAtcactcctcttcctccacgcGCTCGCTCAAG ATGGCGAGCAGGAGGACGACACCTCCTTCGACTTGTTCGAAGTTAGTCACATCAGCCGCAGGACGCTGGGGGCTAAACAATTCCGTGGCCAGAATTCTGATGCCCCCGCATACCGCTTCATCCGTTTCGACCACCTGCCCCCAGTGAGCCCCGCCATCCTCGGGCAAATAATGCGACAGATCCAACACAACGAGGGCTTCGTGTTCGTGGCCAGCATCCGCCAGGATCGCAGCTCTCGGGGCACCCTGCTGGGCTTCGAGGATGCCGAGGGTCGGCGCCAGTTTGAAATCGTGTCCAATGGACGCGCAAACtccctggacctggtctactggCTGGAAGGGGCTCAAAACATCGTTTCGTTCGAGGACGTGGACCTGTCTGACTCCCAGTGGAAGAATCTGACCCTGCAGGTCCACGGAGAGAATGCCAACCTGTACGTGGGCTGCAGCCTGGTGGACAGCGTCATCCTGGACGAGCCTTTCTATGAGCACCTGCAGGCCGAGGGTAGCCGCATGTATGTGGCCAAGGGATCCATCCGGGAGAACCACTTCAGG GGTCTCCTACAGAATGTGCGCTTCATCTTTGATACCACAATTGAGGACATCCTGCTGAGTCGAGGCTGTGATGTCTCTAAGCAAG ATGATGCCAACATTGTGAGCGAGAGCTCAGAGATTGTGGATGTGAGTCCTTCCATCACCACCAACATCATTGGGCAGAAAAGAGGTGACGTGGGCTCTGAGATGTGCGACCGTTCCTGCGAGGAGCTGAGCACTATGTTTCAGGAGCTCAATGGTCTCAGAGTGGTTGTCAGTAATCTTATTGACGGCCTGCAAAAAGTG ACGGAGGAGAACACCGTTATGAAGGAGGCCCTCGGAAAGATGAAAAACACCAAGGAGAAGAACATGTGCTGGCAGGATGGCCGACTTTTCGACGACAAGGAAGACTGGGTTGTCGACAGCTGCACCAAATGTACCTGCCAG GAGTCCAAGGTAGTGTGTCACCAAATTACCTGCCCCGCAGTGGCCTGTGCCAGCCCTACATTCGTCGATGGCGAGTGTTGTCCTGTGTGTCTGC CAAAAGGCAGCGACCATGGCTGGTCCCCGTGGTCTGAGTGGACAGAGTGCACAGTCACCTGCGGGACTGGAACTCAACAGAGGGGACGGTCATGTGACGCAACCAGTAACCCCTGCACAGGACCTTCGATACAAACTCGCAAGTGCAGCCCAGGAAGATGTGACAGTCGCG TTCGCCAGGATGGTGGATGGAGCTTGTGGTCACCTTGGTCATCGTGCTCTGTGACATGTGGAGAGGGCCAGATCACCAGGATACGCCACTGTAATGCCCCCATGCCTCAGCTGGGGGGCAAAGACTGCGAAGGGAACGGCAGAGAAACTCAGCGCTGTACTGCAGAGCCGTGTCCGA TCGATGGAGGTTGGGGGCCTTGGTCTCCATGGGcaacctgctcagcatcatgCGGTGGTGGGATCAAAAGTCGCAAACGTGAATGCAACAGCCCTCATCCTCAGTATGGTGGCAGGAAGTGTATCGGAGAGGTCAATGACAGGGACAGCTGCAATAAAAAAGACTGTCCCGTTG aTGGCTGCTTATCTAACCCCTGCTTTGGGGGTGTGGACTGCACCAGTTCTCCAGATGGCTCCTGGGAGTGTGGGCCATGCCCAGATGGTTACCGTGGTAATGGGACCAACTGTGAAGATATCAATGAg TGTGACATGGTGTCTGACATCTGCTTCAACGCGGGTGGATTGCAGCGATGCGTCAACACCGATCCAGGTTTCCACTGCCTGCCCTGCCCTAAACGCTACAAGGGCACACAACCTTTTGGGATGGGCGTGGAGGAGGCTAAGAAGAACAAGCAG GTGTGCGAGCCAGAGAATCCCTGCAAGGACAAGACACACAACTGTCATAGATCTGCTGAATGTATTTACCTCAGCCATTTCAGTGATCCAATGTTCAAGTGTGAGTGTCGTACCGGTTATGCTGGTGATGGCTATATCTGCGGGGAGGACTCTGACCTCGATGGCTGGCCCAATCAGAACCTTGTTTGTGGAGCCAATGCCACCTACCATTGCAAGAAG GACAACTGCGCCCTCCTTTACAACCCTCGGcagtttgactttgacaagGATGAAGTAGGTGACCGTTGTGATAACTGCCCTTATGAGCACAATCCTAACCAGATTGACACGGACCACAACGGGGAAGGAGATGCCTGTGCTATAGACATTGATGGAGATG AAATCCTCAATGAGAATGACAACTGCCCTCTCGTTTACAATACGGACCAGAAGGACACAGACATGGATGGAGTTGGCGACCAGTGTGATAATTGTCCCCTACTGCACAATCCTCTGCAG ATGGACATAGACAACGACTTGGTTGGAGATCAGTGTGACAACAACCAGGATATCGACGAAGACGGCCATCAGAATAACCAGGACAACTGTCCGTACGTGGCCAACGCCAACCAGGCTGACCACGACAAGGACGGCAAAGGAGATGCATGTGactttgatgatgatgatgacggaGTGCCCGATGACAAGGACAACTGCAGACTGACCCCCAACGCAGACCAACTGGACTCTGATG gtGATGGAAGAGGTGATGCTTGCAAAGATGActttgacaatgacaatatcCCAGATATCCTCGACGTGTGTCCGGAGAACAGCGCCATCAGCAGCACAGACTTCAGGAAGTTCCAGATGGTCCACTTGGACCCGAAGGGAACCACTCAAATCGATCCCAACTGGGTGGTGAGGCACCAGGGCAAAGAGTTAGTGCAGACTGCCAACTCTGACCCAGGCATTGCCGTAG GTTTCGATGAGTTCAGTGCTGTGGACTTCAGTGGCACAATGTACGTCAACACAGACAGGGACGATGACTATGCAGGCTTCGTTTTTGGCTACCAGTCGAGCGGGCGCTTCTATGTGGTAATGTGGAAGCAGATCACACAAACTTACTGGGAGGACAAGCCCTCCAAGGCCTTCGGCATTTCTGGCGTGTCACTCAAAGTGGTCAACTCCACCACCGGCACTGGAGAACACCTCAGGAATGCTTTGTGGCACACGGGCAACACTCCTGGAGAG GTACGCACTCTGTGGCATGACCCCAAAAATATTGGATGGAAAGATTACACAGCTTACAGGTGGCACCTCATCCATAGACCGAAAACTGGTTTCATCAG AGTTGTTGTATACGAGGGTAAGCAGATCATGGCTGACTCGGGACCAGTTTATGACAAGACGTTTGCTGGCGGAAGGTTAGGATTGTTCGTCTTCTCCCAAGAGCTGGTCTTCTTCTCGGACCTCAAATATGAGTGCAGAG ATGAGCTGGACTTGCCGACAAGGTTGACAAG ATAA